From the genome of Thunnus thynnus chromosome 1, fThuThy2.1, whole genome shotgun sequence, one region includes:
- the LOC137189312 gene encoding SHC-transforming protein 1-like has translation MLKRTKYSRLRNDSLTSLEDRPQKMLPLKRDLCLDSDFAQLDPGTPEHHGPSTLRDFIPRVANIRLQSPISLRGLRGQTNTPRDRTIDGHADRPLSRSEWGSGHNQRFCSQPSFHAPLSTVQNLTHSALHRTKRPITLHRMASLPWTPGCPPCSQHKGGLCCLKTFSAIEDCTVVGTTNRAVHHHIKYMGSVEVTQSMRTLDFDTRMQVTREAISRLCERTSTKTAVKIKRPAFKGLSAVLGQINLQFSGSRVILTVSTDSMTLITASSLQKIAHHPMQAISFASGGDPDMADYIAYVAKDLVNQRACHILECPQGRASEVINTIGQAFETRFRQLLSHTPSLHSTNPRLAVRICSNWSPEETITNQKDKWDDEVNEHQNYYNVIPGKTPPPGGIVDLRITKGENEQDAGTQRVCSSQPVSLYENCSITEETSAPPAVESEFSAEQCSPHSERRIQDLIQEEGWFHGRLGREQAESLLTCSGDFLVRESSSASGQYVLSGMEGAIVRHLLLVDPHGQVRTRDQVFLSVGHLVRFHMESQMPIVSGSSELCLKQPILQRH, from the exons ATGCTGAAGCGCACCAAATACAGTCGTCTGCGCAACGATTCGCTGACGTCTCTGGAGGACCGGCCCCAAAAAATGCTGCCCCTGAAGAGGGACCTTTGCTTAGACTCTGATTTTGCTCAGCTGGATCCTGGGACACCTGAACACCACGGGCCATCCACCCTGAGGGACTTCATCCCCCGTGTGGCCAACATCCGATTACAAAGTCCTATTTCCCTGCGGGGCCTGAGGGGACAGACAAACACACCCAGGGACAGAACCATTGACGGACATGCTGACAGACCCTTGTCCAGATCAGAGTGGGGCTCAGGACATAATCAGAGATTTTGTAGCCAGCCTTCCTTTCATGCGCCCCTATCCACTGTCCAAAACCTAACTCACTCGGCTCTGCACCGCACAAAAAGACCCATCACCCTGCATCGGATGGCCAGCCTCCCCTGGACCCCGGGCTGTCCTCCTTGCTCCCAACACAAAGGTGGTCTGTGCTGTTTGAAGACTTTCTCTGCAATAGAGGACTGCACAGTTGTGGGGACAACAAACAGAGCAGTTCACCATCACATCAAG TACATGGGTAGTGTAGAGGTGACCCAGTCCATGAGAACCCTCGACTTTGATACAAGAATGCAAGTCACACG AGAGGCAATCAGCAGACTGTGTGAGAGGACATCCACCAAGACAGCAGTGAAAATTAAAAgg CCTGCATTCAAGGGACTGTCTGCTGTTCTGGGTCAAATcaacctgcagttttctgggagcaGGGTCATCCTCACTGTCTCCACAGACAGCATGACTCTGATCACTGCCTCTTCCTTACAG AAGATTGCCCACCACCCCATGCAGGCCATTTCATTTGCCTCGGGAGGAGACCCA GACATGGCAGACTACATTGCTTATGTTGCTAAGGACCTGGTCAACCAGAGAG CATGTCACATCCTGGAGTGTCCGCAGGGTCGGGCCAGCGAGGTCATCAACACCATCGGTCAGGCCTTTGAGACTCGTTTCCGCCAACTTCTCAGCCACACGCCGTCACTCCACTCCACTAATCCCAG GTTAGCGGTAAGAATCTGCAGCAACTGGAGCCCAGAAGAGACcataacaaaccagaaagacaAATGGGATGATGAAGTCAACGAGCACCAGAATTACTATAACGTGATTCCAGGAAAGACACCACCTCCTGGTGGAATAGTGGACCTGCGGATCACAAAGGGAGAAAATGAACAGGATGCAGGCACACAGAGG GTTTGTTCGTCTCAGCCTGTTTCACTGTATGAGAACTGCTCCATCACAGAAGAGACTTCAGCTCCACCTGCAG TGGAATCTGAGTTCAGTGCTGAACAGTGTTCTCCTCACTCTGAGAGACGGATCCAGGACCTGATCCAGGAGGAGGGCTGGTTTCATGGCAG GTTAGGAAGAGAGCAGGCAGAGTCTCTTCTCACATGTAGTGGAGATTTCTTGGTCAGAGAGAGCAGCTCCGCCTCCGGTCAATACGTCCTCAGTGGTATGGAGGGAGCCATCGTGCGGCATCTACTGCTGGTTGATCCACATGGACAG GTACGGACCCGTGATCAGGTGTTCCTGAGCGTCGGTCACCTGGTGCGTTTCCACATGGAGAGCCAGATGCCCATCGTTTCTGGGAGCAGTGAGCTGTGTCTTAAACAGCCCATCCTACAGAGACACTAA